A single Triticum dicoccoides isolate Atlit2015 ecotype Zavitan chromosome 2A, WEW_v2.0, whole genome shotgun sequence DNA region contains:
- the LOC119351999 gene encoding uncharacterized protein LOC119351999, translated as MAHVIGTSRVGHRHDPHTSDGQRHQGSLYAGLYQRQIHHRDLQPPLAFICIRAAKRAWASTSMDGGQIERSFPSSAWQGKDKDKQQHHRIIKSSLILFMLARLPLILPVCCLALQMRQLKGEVDIFSRADGSALFEMGNTRVIAAVYGP; from the exons atggctcacgtcatcggaaCATCGCGAG TGGGTCACCGGCACGACCCCCACACCTCCGACGGGCAACGACACCAAGGATCGCTCTACGCGGGCCTTTATCAGCGCCAGATTCACCACCGGGACCTGCAGCCTCCTCTGGCATTCATCTGCATCAGGGCAG cTAAGAGGGCATGGGCCTCGACTTCCATGGACGGTGGCCAGATTGAGCGGAGCTTCCCTTCCTCTGCCTGGCAGGGCAAGGACAAGGACAAGCAGCAACATCATCGAATCATCAAG agcagcctcatcctcTTCATGCTGGCTCGACTGCCTCTGATTCTTCCAGTTTGCTGCCTTGCCTTGCAGATGCGGCAGCTCAAGGGCGAGGTCGACATCTTCTCCAGGGCCGACGGGTCGGCGCTGTTCGAGATGGGCAACACCAGGGTCATTGCCGCCGTCTACGGCCCCTAA